From a single Oreochromis niloticus isolate F11D_XX linkage group LG4, O_niloticus_UMD_NMBU, whole genome shotgun sequence genomic region:
- the lpar2a gene encoding lysophosphatidic acid receptor 2a, producing MATESIVENTCYYNENVTFFYRTVNKTISTGWNTRDYVVIGLGLTVCVIVLLANLLVMIAIFMNRRFHFPIYYLLGNMAAADLFAGIAYANLMLHTGPWTRTLTKEQWYIRGALIDISLTASVANLLAVAVERHQTIITMQLHSTMPKRRVVLLIVCIWAIGIIMGLVPTLWNCECDLKDCSTLAPLYSRRFLIFWAVLNLLTFFVMVAVYTRIFIYVKNQSKNTSQQVTEIRQQTVVNLMKTISMVLGAFVICWTPGLVTLLLDGLLGKESHANRYEKYCLFIAECNSLVNPIIYSLRDNEMRRTFKWILCSLCRRGAHPQRQLSLVTRGTSLREEKLGSGLKSEAEALC from the exons ATGGCCACAGAGAGTATTGTGGAGAATACCTGTTACTACAACGAGAATGTCACCTTCTTCTACAGAACGGTTAATAAGACGATCAGTACGGGATGGAATACACGGGACTATGTTGTCATTGGACTGGGCTTGACAGTATGTGTTATTGTACTCCTGGCCAACTTGCTGGTGATGATAGCCATTTTTATGAACCGCCGCTTTCACTTTCCCATCTACTATCTCCTGGGGAACATGGCTGCAGCAGACCTGTTTGCAGGTATTGCCTATGCCAACCTGATGTTGCACACAGGCCCGTGGACTAGAACCCTTACCAAGGAGCAGTGGTATATCCGCGGCGCTTTGATTGACATCAGCTTGACAGCCTCTGTGGCCAACCTCCTTGCTGTCGCTGTGGAGCGACACCAGACCATCATCACCATGCAGCTTCACAGCACTATGCCAAAGCGGCGTGTGGTGCTGCTGATAGTATGCATCTGGGCCATAGGTATCATCATGGGCCTGGTGCCGACACTTTGGAACTGTGAGTGTGATCTTAAGGACTGCTCCACCCTTGCGCCGCTCTACAGCCGCCGCTTCCTTATCTTCTGGGCAGTCCTCAACCTGCTCACTTTCTTCGTTATGGTGGCCGTGTATACTCGAATCTTTATCTATGTGAAGAACCAAAGTAAGAACACGTCTCAACAAGTCACAGAGATCCGACAGCAGACCGTTGTCAACCTGATGAAGACGATATCCATGGTCCTGG GTGCCTTTGTAATTTGCTGGACGCCTGGCCTCGTGACTCTCTTACTGGATGGACTGTTGGGTAAAGAGAGTCATGCCAACCGCTATGAGAAATACTGTTTGTTCATAGCAGAGTGCAACTCTCTGGTCAATCCTATCATCTATTCCCTACGGGACAACGAGATGCGGAGGACGTTCAAGTGGatcctgtgctctctgtgtcGGAGAGGTGCTCATCCGCAGAGGCAACTTTCACTAGTCACGAGGGGCACATCTCTGCGAGAG GAAAAACTTGGCTCTGGCCTGAAGTCAGAA